Within the Clostridium scatologenes genome, the region ATTGATACAAAAGATGGTATAGTATACACATCATCTCCCTTAACATTCTTAACTTTTAAATATCCATCTTGTTTAAATTTTTCTGTCATATCTTCATAATTTTGGGCACCTTCTGCATAATTTTTCCCATTACTATAACAAAAATCTTGTCCTAAAAGTATTATTGGATTACAACCTAATTGGGCTAGATTATATGCCATAACATTTGCCACAGATGCTCCACTAAACATATTATAACATTTCCATCCTAAACCCTGATGAATAAAATAATCCATATATACTGTATTCATTAGAAACTTGTTTCTTTTAAAAAAACTTGGTACTGAATGACACACCATACTAGAGTAAAACAAAGCTGAATTTTTATTTTCTACTAAATTGCTAAATAGAATTTCTTCATCGCTCCACACATCTATTCCACCTAATATATGTCCTCTAATTTTATTTTTTTCTAAAACATTTACTCCCGTTCCTACTGGTACAATAATAGCCTTATCTCCAACTTTCTTAAGGTGATCTAGATTATAATTTAATGATGGTCCTGCTCCTACTATTATTGCGGGAATATTATTGAATTTAGAATGCAATTTGGATATGGGGCTAGTTTCCTTTAAATATTTTAAATTTATTATATGACTCTGAAACCACGCTCTATGAGAAGATGTATAAGTATTAATGTTAACTCTATAGATATTCAAAAGTTCCTTTATACTCTTCATTAACTTTTCAATTAAATCACTATATAAAATTTCATAAGCTGGTAATGCTACAAGTTTAATCTTTAACTTTTTATCATTTTCAACTAAACTATTAAAAAATTGTGCTATTTTTTCATGCCTATCATCTTGAATAAAATAAATATTATTATTATTATTAAAAACATTTTTTATGTTAATATTTTGCATAGCAACTTTGAAAATTTCACTATCTGGTTCAATAATAAAACATCTTTTACCATTACTTTTAGCTACTATATCTTTAGTTTCGTAACCAAGTCCCATACCCATTATAAATATGATATCTGGATCATCCTTTAAGGCATACTCACATATAAACTTAGATTGTTCCTTAGTATTATATCTGCTATGTATTGATATATAACCATCATCAACTTTTTTTACTAAAGTATTACTGCTATCTTTTGCCTTTATTATTTCTACATTTTTTACTTCTAAATTTAAAATCTTATTATAAAGACTTAAATTGATGTTTTTTAGATATTTCATGTTCCTTGCATAAATATTATTCATAGACAATAACCCTTTCATTTTATTAAAAAAGCCAGCTAAAAGCTGGCTTTTTAATTATCTTAATAATTGTAATACTTGTTCTGGCTGTGATTTTGCTTGTGCAAGCATAGATTGAGCAGCTTGTGTAAGAATATTCTTCTTTGAGTATTCCATCATTTCATTAGCCATATCTACATCTCTAATTCTTGATTCTGATGCTTGTAAGTTTTCGCTTGCTGTTCCTAAGTTATTAATTGTATGTTCTAATCTGTTTTGGAAAGCACCAAGTTTTGATCTTTGAGCTGATACTTTTTCTATAGCATTTTGTATTGTTGATATAGCAGAGTTTGCAGCGTATTTATCATTAACTTTAATAGTGTTTCCACTAGCATCTTTTATTCCTAAAGCATTTGCTCTCATATCATCTATACCAATTTGCATTGTTTGGCCTGAATTAGCACCTATTTGAGCTGTTATAGCATTAGATGTATCGGTTGCTGCATCTACATGCTTATTAAATACTAATGTAAAGCTTTCTCCAACCTTCATGTTTCCTAAATCAGTGGCATTAAATTTAACAGCATCTGATGCTATTAATCCTGTTGCTAAAGTAAATGCAGCTGCGCCAGTTGCTTCTGTAAACTTAGAAGTTATATCATTTCCAAGATTGTCAATTACTTTGTAAGTATTAGTTACTGTACCTGAAGCACCTGTAACTGAATTAGTTTTTGTTACAGATACAGCACCATTTATAGCTCCACTATTTTGTACAGAAGCTAAACCTGCTGTATCTGCTGCAATAGTTTGCTTTATTGAACTATTGTTGTTAACTGTATATGTTCCTTTAACTTCAGCATTAACTCCAACAACATCACCATTTAAAAGTTTCTTTGTGTTGAATTCAGTAGTATTACCTATTCTGTCAATTTCATCTGCTAATTGATTAACTTCGTCTTGTATAGCTGTTCTATCAGTTGAGTTATTAGTGTCATTTGATGATTGAACTGCTAGTTCTCTCATTCTTTGAAGAATGCTGTGAGTTTCGTTTAACGCACCTTCTGCTGTTTGAATCATTGATATGGAATCCTGTGAGTTTCTTCCTGCTTGATCAAGACCTCTGATTTGACCTCTCATTTTTTCAGAAATTGCAAGTCCTGCTGCGTCATCTCCAGCTCTGTTTATTCTCAAACCTGAACTTAATTTTTCCATTGACTTTCCAGCATTTGTTGTGTTTCCTACCATTTGTCTATGAGCATTCATAGCATTCATGTTGTGATTAATTATCATAATAAATTCCTCCTTGAAATTAAGTGGGCATCCTTGCCCGCATTTTTTTTATTTATTTCTTAAAGTCATTATTGACTTTAAATACTTAATTAATAAAATATATTGATTTTTGAATAAAAACAATTATAATTTTCTTGTAAACATCGATATTTACTTTTTTTTAATCCTTGTAGTAATTTTATCGTGATATCTTTTTATAACTTTATACTATTTTAATAAAATAATTTATATTCTTTTATTAAATATTGAGTGATTGAGAATTTTTTTATTATATACATTACTAGCATTTTTAGAACTAGCTATTTTTTCAAGTTCATTTTTCGTTTCTTCTCTTTTTTTCAACATTAAATCCAAAAGATTTTTTTCGTATATTGGTATTTGAAGTTCTTCTGCAATTTCTCGAAATTCCTCTTTGGTATAATTTAATTTAATAATTTTGTCTATAGTTTGCTGTCTCTTATCTAACAGTCCATCAAGAGAATCATAATCTTCTTTTTTAAGGCTTTCAATAAGTTTTAGAGTATCTGAATTATAAACCTTAAGCTCTTTTTTTAACTCTAAATTATTCATATTGCCACCTGATTAACTTCCCAATTGTTGACTTAGACTTGCTTGTTGTGCATTTAATTTAGTCATTGCAGCCTCAAGAGCTGAAAACTTTTTGTAGTATGCGTCTTCTTTATCTGCAAGCTTTCTCTTCATTTCATATATTGCATCATCTTGTTTTTTTAAATCTTTAGTGATTGTGTTAGTTGTTTCACTATAAGTTCCTTCAAATCCAGCTGTTTTTAACAAATCGCCATCAATTTTTACTGCTGCATTATCAATTATATCTTCCACTCTCTGGAATATACCAGTATTATTATATTTTTCTGTAGCATTGGTTATGGATGAATCTGGTTTTGTAGTAAATATTTTCACTACTTGATCACCACGAGTTTCTAATGCAGTTTTTAGTTTGGTTTCATCTAATTTAAATTGTCCTGGTTTACTTATTGATTCTAAGCCAGAATAAGTATCTATTCCTAGTTCTTTCAAACTTATTCCTGCTGATTTAACAGTATCCATAAAAGCACTTCTCATGCTAGATAACATACTTTGAAGTTGTCCATCATTCCTTATTATTCCTTGTTTTGACTTATCTTCCCATGTCTTTATTTGATTTTCTGTCATTGCATTTTTTTGATCATCTGTTAATGGTTTATAATCATAACCCTTCTTTTCTCCAATTTTATCATTTATTTTTTTTACTATACCATTATATGTTTCAATAAAAGACTTTATCTTCTTTATTGAATCACTAGCATCTGCTTTTGTTGTCAAAGTTGTATTATATGCTGTTCCATTTGGATCTTTTAATATACTATAAGTCATATTATCTATAGTAAAATCATTACTTGATTTTACAACCTTAGTTGGAATTGCCGAACCTGGTGGAGTTATTTCCACTATAGAATCCTGACCAGATACTCCACCATTATATTTTATATTTAATGGTGAAAAATCAGATGTAATATTTAAATTACTTCCATCTTTTGTAAAAATCCTAAATTTTTTGGATGCAGAATCAAACTCAGCATCAATTCCTTGAGCTTTTATAGCATCCACAACTTGTTGTATAGTTTTAGTTGAATCTAAACTTATTGTTTTATCTACTCCATTAACTGTAAGCTTCAAATCCTGGCTTCCACTCATACCTAATGCCGAAAGCGTTGTATTAGCTGTAGTTCCATCTGCTAAATTTGTTCCCTCAATAGTGCTATACATCCCCAGACCTTTTAATATGGCATTGTTATCTGTATTATCATTATTCAAACCTGTTAGCTTTAACGTATTGTTGGATCCAGTATCTCTCGTTTCTATAGTTAAATTACCAGTTAACTCATTAAAATTAACTTTTAATTTGCTGTATAGGCTTTCATTTGATCCTATTGAAGCATTGTTTATATTATTAATCAAATCCTGTATAGTTTGTCCACTATTCACAGTCACATTAGCAATTTGATTTCCAACGCTTATTCTAAGTTTTCCATCTGCTATACCTAAATCAGAAAGTAATGTAGATGTATTGGGATTTATTACCTTTAAATTTGATAGATCACTTATATCTGAGCTTACTCTTACATTGTTATCGTTCAAAGAATTAAATGTAATTTTACCACTTTGAATACTAGCAGTAACCTTGCCATTAAGTTCTCCAGCAGCACCTGTTGTAGAATTAATAGCAGTATCTATAGCAGTATTTACTGCTGATAGTATGTCACTATCGGATGCAGTACTGAAATCTGTATCTGCTAATTTAGCTGCATATTGTGTTCCATTTATTGTGAAATTTATAGTCTTGTTTCTATAATCACTTCTATTTGATATCGCAACAGAATTATTATTCAAATTTGCTCCTACATATTTTGCACTTTTTGCCATTTGGTCTACTTTAATATTACTAACTCCAATTGCTGCTCCTGGCAATGCTGTAGCTGTAACTCCAGTAGTTGTGCTTGTGAGATTATTAGGATCACTAGCTGTAACTAAAGCACCTGAATAAGCTTTACTTTTAATCATATTAGTATCATCTGGTGATTCATAAAGTAAATAACTTTGCCTAAATGTTCTTATATCTTTAATAATATCTCTTAATGCGTCTTGTCTCCATTGAGTGTACTGTCTAGTTTGATTTAATTTAGTTAACTTTAAAGTCTCAGCCTCCATAAGCTTCTTTACAGTGGCATCTACATCTAATCCACTAGCCATTCCTGTTAGTCTTAATCTAGTACTGTATGTTCCACCAGTTGAGGAACCACTTGTTGAATTTACACTTGCCATTTTATGTTCCACCTCCACTTTTTTACAAAGCCCATAAAACTTTGCTAGTCCTCTATGACTTATTTTTTCTTATTTATTCATTTTAGATATTTTATAAGCCTGTTCCCAAGTATCCTTTACTTCTTCTATTAAAGGAATGATCTCTTCAAGTATTGAAATATCCTTTTTCATATTAGCATCAACAAGCCTTCTTGTTATATATTCATATATGCTCATAAGTGATACTGCCCATTCCCCACCTTTTTCCACATCAAGGGTAACCATGAGTTCATAAAATATATCCTGAGTCTTTACAATATTTTCATGTGCTCTTTTAATATCTTTATCAAGCAAACCTTGTCTACCTATTTTAGCAAACTTTACAGCACCTTCTAATAGCATAAGTAGTAATTGTTCTCTTGATGCATAGTTTACACTATTATTTTTATAAGTCTTATATGCATTTTGTGCGTACATATTTTATACACTCCTTTTTTATGTAAGAATGTGAATTTACCGAAATATATTACTATTATCGTAAGTAATTTCATTTTATTTAAGAAAGGTTTAAGAATTAAGATTAAATCTTAATTCTTAAACTGCTATTTTCTCACATCTAAAATATGTCCTGCTGCTTCACTTTGGGATTGTTTTCCTTGTTCCTCTTTATATGCTGGCACTTCTACCTCTTGAACCTTCACTGCCTCAACAGATAAGATCTTTTTTTCTCTTTTTTTCTTTTCCTTTTCAAGTTCAGAAGCAAAGCTATCTTCATTTTTGTTCTTTTTATTTTTGTTATCTTTATTTATTATTACACCACTTTTAGTATGAATCTTACCAGCACTAGTGGTTTCTTTAACTCTTTGACGTACTTCAGGATCTACTTTATTTAATCTAAATTCCATAGATATACCCCCTTAATAGTTAAAAGTTATAAATTCTTAACTAAACCCTTTCATCTATCATTATCCCTGCTAATTCACAGAGCTTATCTATCATTTCTACAATTTTCCTAGGTGGCAACTCTTGAAGTACCTCTTTTGTTGAATTGTTAACAATTTTTATTCCCATATGCTTTGCCTTTCCCACTGGTTCATATTCTACATGTGTCTCTTTTCCCTCAAGCAATTTATTTAACTTATCTGCTGCTATTTTTACTTCTTCATCAGTTACTTTACGTTCTTTAGTTTCACTAATTTCTTCAGTATTTTTTATATGCTCTATTTTAATATTATTATCCAAACTTCGTGTTGAAATGTTTGATGTAAAAACATTTTGCCTTCCCTGACTTAATCCTTTAACTTCCATGTCCAAACACTCCTTTTTATATTAATAAAATTATTTATTTTTTAATTTTTTAAGCATACTTATATCTATAGATGCTGCTTTTATATTTTCCTTTTCTACCTCTTTATACAATTCTTTTCTCAAAATCGTTACACTTTTAGGTGCTGATATAGAAAGTTTTACTGAACTATCATCTATTTTTACAATAGTAATTTCTATATCTTCTCCGAGCAAAATGGATTCTCCCTTTTTTCTACTTATAACTAACATCGCATCATCTCCCTAGGAGTTTTAAAATTTCTTAAATTAATTCTTAAATATATTATACCATTTTAAGTTTAAATTATTTTTCAAATAATAGATGCTTAATAGCATAATCAGGATTATCTAATATAATTTGTTCTCCTATTTTGTTTTTTACATTTATTAATATAGGTGCTTTCAAGTTCACTGTTATATCTGTAATATTTGTGCTCAAAGTTACTGTATTTAAAACCATAACATCTTCTTCTTTTTCTATATTCAATTCTTTTATCTTCTTATCATCTAAATTAAATTGATAATCCTTAATATAATTAAATGGCGAAACTACTATAATCCCTATGCTTTCATCATCTATAGAATGAAGTATATTAAACTCTTCATTTTCTTCTAATTTAAAAAGAATAAACTTTTTTAAATGCTCAAATCCTGGAATTCCTTTTTTAAATATAATTACATCACTTTCTTCATATTTTCTTACTCCATGGTATTTTGTTGATAGTTCCATTTTAACACCTCTTATTCTCAGCTCCTAAATTCCTATCTCATATAATCCATAAGTGTTGGTTGCAATACTTTTGCACTAGTTTGCAATGATGCTAAATATACGGTTTGCATTGTAGCAAATTCCATAACTTTTTGTGTTACATCTATATCTTCTGTTTTTGAGAGTATGTCAGTCATATTAGTGTTTCCCTGAATATTTTGTTCTTTAGCACTATCCATTCTATTTTGCTTTGCACCTACTTCTGAACGAATTTTTAAAGTTTGTTTAATTGCCTTATCTAAATCTGCTAAATCTTCATTGGTTAAAGCTTTATTAGCTGCAGCTTCATTACTTGCTCCTGTTTCATCTTTTCCATCTAGATGATTTACGATTCTAGAAAGTAAGCTTCTTAAATCATCACTTTCTCCATTACCATATTTTATTACTTCTGAAGCTGAAACATTGTAATCTACTAAAACCCCCTGAGATATTTCTGTTTTTCTTTTTCTAGATATCATATCAAACTGTGAAATATCTTCAGCAGTTGCCTTAGTAGGATCTGTAATTAACTCTGTTTTATCCGCTTTGCAATAAATAAGTTCAGCATTTCCTGAAGAAGTACAGTCAAATGTATATGTACTTCCTGATGCTGTTTTACTTTTCGTTGTAGGATCTATAGTAAGAGCCTTATTACTAACATTAGTCTCTATAGAAAATGTCAAATCATTACCTATATCAAAATTACCATCCTTATTAAGAGAAGCTGTTGATGAAGAAATAGTTCCACTAGCAGTGGTTTTTGACACATTTACCTTAGTTACTTTTCCAGAAGAATCTACTGCTGCTACTTCTATTGTAAATTTAGCATTACCAGAGCCATAAAACTTGCCATTTATAGTACCTTTTCCTCCAGCAACAGTATTAGTTACTTCTCCATATGAAGAGTCCATTGTTGCATCTACTGGTTTAGATGAACCCTTAGTACCACCAAAAACATATTCTCCAGCAAATGTAGTATTTAATATTTGACCTATCTGACCTATTTGTTGATTTATTTCATCTTTTATCTTAGTTCTTTCATCAGATCCATAAGCTGCATCACCTGATGATATAAGTCTTTCTCTTATACTCTGAAATACATTTCCAAGCTGACCTAATGCAGTGTCTGTAGTATCTAGCCAATTTATAGTATTAGTTATATTTTTATTATATTGTGTATTCGCATCTATAGCTGTATGCATTTGCATAGATCTAGCTACATTAAAAGGATCATCTGAAGGTTTCGTAAAATTCTTTCCTGTTGACATTTGCTGTTGAATTCTTTGTAAATTATTTAGATTTGCACTCATATCTGTCAAATAATTATTTGCAAGCATTTTATTTGTAACTCTCATTAAATATCACCTCTTTTTTTTACTTCTTAAGTCCATTTATTACAACGTCCAAAAGCTGATCTACAGTAGATATAAGTTTGGCATTGGCTTGATAACAGTGTTGAAACTGAACTAAATTTGCCATTTCTTCATCTAGCGATACTCCTGATACAGAGTCTCTAGATTGTGTAAAGCCTGCTAAAAGACTTGCTTGATTTGTTACAGTCTTTTTCGCTTCTTGTTCTTGAATTCCAAGTCTATCTACTGTATCTTTGAAATAGCTGTCTAAAGTCATTCCATTAGTTTTATTGATTATTGTATTTACTCCTATTTTAGAATTTAATTGAAATATACCATCAAGAAAATCAGACTTTTTAGTTTTAGTAGAATTGTCTGGATCTATGTTTTGAATAGTCATAAGACTATCTCTTAGTGTTTCCACTGCCACTGCTCTGCTTCCATCACTTTCACCAGTTTTAGGTTTATTATTTCCATCATATTCCGCTGCAGTTTTTATTTTCATAGGGTCATCCAGTATAGCTTGATTTACAGTAATATTTCCCGCTGTAATCTCAGCTTCTGCCTGCTCTATTTTACTTAAATCTGTTCCAGTATATACTCCCTTTTTTTGAGCATCTGAATTTACAAAAAAGTTATTTACTTCAGCAGCTGTATCTGCAATTGTATCCTTGCTTTGACTTACTATACCGTTAACTGCAAAAGCTAATGCTTTTGCAAACTTATTTAACTGTCCTTCATAAGTATCTATATCCTTTTGAACAGACATATATCCCTTAAGTTCTCCTGAAGGAGGTTGAAACATTTTTAAATTTTCAAATTTTATTGAACTTCCTGCTGGAAGATTACCTGCTAGTACTCCCTGCGACTTACTAGAAGTATCAACATTGAGTGCAACTCCATCATTATCTGCCCATAAAACTCTGCATTGGCTCAACTGTTTAAATTTATCTTCTGCAGTAGTTTTTACTCCATTGGAATCTGTACTATCTTGTATATCTACAGTTATAGTTACAGCATTATCACTGTTAGTTTTATCTCCATTTTTGTAATAAGTCACAGTATATTTTCCTGCAGCACCAACCTTTTGACCGTCTGCTGGTTGTATGCTATCCACATAAGAAAATCTACATGCTTGATCGGGATATTGAGTCTGTACAAGATTAAGGTTAGTTGTACCATCAGCAGCTAAAGGAGGCCTTCCATCATCTCCTGCATCTTTAGATTTTGCATCATCAGATGTTGTTACATTATTTCCTTCAAATTGTTTTCTATCTATGTTTATTCCAAATTTTTCACTTAACTGATCTAAAAGTAAATCTCTTCTATCCATTAAATCATTGGGATTATTTCTTGCTACCTTAACTTGTATTATCTCTCGATTTAATTGATCTATTTGTTTCAATTTACTGTTTATATCAAAGACATCGTCCTTTATAACAGTCTGAGTATTTTCTTTTAATTTCTCTAATTCGCTATAAGTATGATTCAAATCAGTAGTAAGAGTTAATGTGTTTTGTGCAACTATAGATCTTGAATTTGATTCCTTCGCATTCGTTCCTAAAGTATTCCATGCATCAAAGAAGTTTCCTATATCTTTAGATATACCAGTATCTGTAGGCTCGTTAAGTATATTTTCTAACTGACTTAAAAACTTATCTCTACCTTTATATTGTCCGTCAACACCTTTTTCTACTCTTATTTGATAGTCTAAAAAGCTGTCTCTTATTCTATCTATTGTAGTTACTTCAACACCAGTTCCTAATTGTCCTGGGCCTACTGCATTATTTACACTAGGCATAGGAAATGGCTTAGTAGTTTGCAATTCCGCTCTTTGCCTTGAATATCCATCTGTATTAGCATTAGCTATATTATGAGATGTTACATCTATACACCTTTGTTGAGTAAACATTCCACTTTTTGATATATTTAAAGTTCCAAATAAACCAGACATTGTGTTTCCTCCCTATTTTCTTCTTCCATATGAATTGTAAGTTTTAGGTGCTTTATTAGGATTCAAAAAATTAAGCATTTGAGTTGTAAAACCAAGCTGCTGTTTAATTAAAACATCATTTGTATCTTTTTGAAGAACTACCATATCCAAAAGCTTCTTTATGTTTCTATAATTCTTTTCAAGTTCTCCATCCTTAAGCTCCAAAACTATTTCGCTCATTTCTTTACCATTAGTTAAACTTCTTCTTTTCATTTCAAGGGAAGCCAACACCCTACTGCTTTGTTCTATCTTGCTTCTTACAGCATCCAGTGCAAAAACTTCCCTTTTTGTTAAATGTTGAAACTGTTCATCTAAACAAGATAGCAGTGTTTGAAGTGCTTTGTGTTCTTCATTCATTACTGAATTCAATTCAGACGCGTTCATCATATACCTCCATTTTATATTTTCATTTCTTCCATGATCTTTGCTGCAACTAATTTTGAATCTATATTATAAGTACCATTTTTTACTTCATTAGTTAATCTCGCTATTTTTTCTTTAGAATTTATGAATTTATCATCTAATGAATAGGAGCTCAAGCTTTTACCTATTGAGGATATCTGAACAGTATCATTCTTTTGAACTTGATCCTTTTTTTCTATACTTTTCTTGTGTTCTGAATAAAGGTTTATAACTTTATTCGGATTAATTCCATTCACTTTCATAATTATACACTCCTAACATTTATCAAGTGAAACAACTTCTTTTCTATGCATCGCTAATAGTATTATCGGGTATAAAAATCCAATGTTTATACCTGATAATAAAAGAAAAACCTTTATTTTTACTTCAAAATCCCTTTTTTTAGATACTTTAATAAGAACATAAATTTTATTAAAATTTTAAACTTAAAAATAAAATAAAAACAGCCTTTTTAAGGCTGCTTACTTTATTTTAAAGATCTAATTCTTTCTTCGCTACTTATAATGCTGGTAATTCTTACACCAAAATTTTCATCTACTACAACTACTTCACCATAAGCTACTCTTTTCCCATTTACAAGTATTTCCACAGGTTCTTCTGCTAATTTATCTAATTCTATTAAAGATCCTGTTCCTAAGTTTAGTATATCTTTTATATTCTTTTTTGTTCTTCCTAGTACTACAGATATATCTAAAGGTACATCTAATATTAAATCTATATTCTTAGGCATTTCTGCACTTGAACCTACTGGAGCTAAAGGCTGAAATGCTGCTTGTTTAACTTCAACCTTAGGAGCACTTGGTGCTTCTATAGGTTTTTCATATATAACTTGTTGCGGTTGTGCTTGTGGCTGCTGTGGTTGACTTTGCTGCACTGGCGCTTGTGACACTGGTGCTTGCTGTGGTGGAGCTGCTTGTGGCTCTGCCTGAACTGGTGCTTCTCCTTCAGGAGATTCCTGCCCCATCATTATTGATACTATCTTTTTTGCCGTAGCTATTGGCAATATCTGCATTATAGTACTATCTACTAAATCACCTATTGCTAAAGAGAAGGACACTTTAATTATCGGCTCATCTTCCGATATACCTTTAGCCACAGGGGATTTCAAGTCATTCCATATTGTAGACACAGGTGGAGATATATTTACTTCTCTCATAAACATAGTAGCCATAGATGTTGCTGCAGAACCTATCATTTGGTTCATAGCCTCTGATACAGCACTAAGCTCTATTTCAGATAATTCCTTAGGATCACCTTCTACATTTCCATTTCCACCCATCATGAGATTTGCAATTACAGCTGCATCTGTAATTTTCATAACAAGAAGATTTTCTCCAACTATACCGCTTACATACTTAACTTCCAAAGCAACATTTGGAACTTCAAATTGATCTTTTAAATCTTTTAATCTAGTTATGCTTACTATTGGAGTAGTTATATTTACCTGTTGATTAATTATTGTAGAAAGTGCTGTGGATGCAGAACCCATAGATATATTACCAATTTCCCCTAATAAGTCTCTTTCTATATCCGTTAATGCAGGTAATTCTGTTTGATCTGATGCTTCTGGTGTTTCCTCTGAAGTTTTTGTTTCTTCTGATGGTTCAGGTGGTGTGTCTTCGCCTCCCCCATTTAAAAGTGCATCTATTTCTTCTTGTGAAAGAAACCCATTACTCATAATTTTCCACATCCTTATCTATAATATCTAGTATCTGAACCCCCATATTTTTCCCCAATACTCCTGGTTTTCCATAGCAATATGGTTTATCTTCCACCATTAATTTAATAGGCATATTTGCTTTATCATTCAAGGTCAACACATCGCCTACACCTAACCTTAAGAAATCATCTACAGTAATATTTGTAGTACCTAACACTGCAGTAAGATTCATATTTACTATATTCAATCTTTGTCTTAACTTAGCTCTAGATTCCTCTAATATTCCTTCATCGTTACTATCTTGGAACCAATATTGTACTACAAGCTTATCTAATACTTTTTCTATACTTAAATAAGGTATACATATGTTAATAAAGGTGCTGCTTTTGCCCATTTCTACAGAAAAAGTTATTAAGGCTACTGCTTCATTTGGTGCTAAAGTCTGATTTAGTGCTGGATTAGTTTCTAATCCTTCTATTTCAGTATTGACTTCAAGCACGTCATCCCAGGCTAATTTCAAATTAGATATAAGGCCTGTATTTATGACCATCATAATGTTTTTATCAATGTCTGTAAATTCTCTTGCTTTATATTTTCCCGTTCCTTTCCCACCTAAAAGCACATCTATTATTTCAAAAGAAAACTGTGGATTTGTTTCAAACAATACAGATCCACTTAAAGGCGGCATTTTAAATACAGTAAGGATTGTGGGATTTGGCACAGAGTGAATAAACTCTTCATAAGTTATTTGCTGTACAGACTCTATTTTCACTTTTACATTACTTCTTACCTGTGCAGTTAAATAATTTGAAATTATTCTAGCATAGTTATCATGAATAAGTTCAAGCGTCCTTATATGATCCTTTGAAAATTTTTGAGGACTTCTAAAATCATAAGGCTTAACCTTTTGTTTTTCTTCTTCTTTTGGTACTTCATCTGGAGTCAATTCTCCAGCAGACAAGGCAGCTAAAAGAGCGTCTATCTCACTCTGCGATAATACATCTGCCATTCTCTTCCCTCATTTCCTATTAAAGA harbors:
- the flgK gene encoding flagellar hook-associated protein FlgK; the protein is MSGLFGTLNISKSGMFTQQRCIDVTSHNIANANTDGYSRQRAELQTTKPFPMPSVNNAVGPGQLGTGVEVTTIDRIRDSFLDYQIRVEKGVDGQYKGRDKFLSQLENILNEPTDTGISKDIGNFFDAWNTLGTNAKESNSRSIVAQNTLTLTTDLNHTYSELEKLKENTQTVIKDDVFDINSKLKQIDQLNREIIQVKVARNNPNDLMDRRDLLLDQLSEKFGINIDRKQFEGNNVTTSDDAKSKDAGDDGRPPLAADGTTNLNLVQTQYPDQACRFSYVDSIQPADGQKVGAAGKYTVTYYKNGDKTNSDNAVTITVDIQDSTDSNGVKTTAEDKFKQLSQCRVLWADNDGVALNVDTSSKSQGVLAGNLPAGSSIKFENLKMFQPPSGELKGYMSVQKDIDTYEGQLNKFAKALAFAVNGIVSQSKDTIADTAAEVNNFFVNSDAQKKGVYTGTDLSKIEQAEAEITAGNITVNQAILDDPMKIKTAAEYDGNNKPKTGESDGSRAVAVETLRDSLMTIQNIDPDNSTKTKKSDFLDGIFQLNSKIGVNTIINKTNGMTLDSYFKDTVDRLGIQEQEAKKTVTNQASLLAGFTQSRDSVSGVSLDEEMANLVQFQHCYQANAKLISTVDQLLDVVINGLKK
- a CDS encoding flagellar protein FlaG, with protein sequence MEVKGLSQGRQNVFTSNISTRSLDNNIKIEHIKNTEEISETKERKVTDEEVKIAADKLNKLLEGKETHVEYEPVGKAKHMGIKIVNNSTKEVLQELPPRKIVEMIDKLCELAGIMIDERV
- the fliW gene encoding flagellar assembly protein FliW, producing MELSTKYHGVRKYEESDVIIFKKGIPGFEHLKKFILFKLEENEEFNILHSIDDESIGIIVVSPFNYIKDYQFNLDDKKIKELNIEKEEDVMVLNTVTLSTNITDITVNLKAPILINVKNKIGEQIILDNPDYAIKHLLFEK
- the flgL gene encoding flagellar hook-associated protein FlgL, whose protein sequence is MRVTNKMLANNYLTDMSANLNNLQRIQQQMSTGKNFTKPSDDPFNVARSMQMHTAIDANTQYNKNITNTINWLDTTDTALGQLGNVFQSIRERLISSGDAAYGSDERTKIKDEINQQIGQIGQILNTTFAGEYVFGGTKGSSKPVDATMDSSYGEVTNTVAGGKGTINGKFYGSGNAKFTIEVAAVDSSGKVTKVNVSKTTASGTISSSTASLNKDGNFDIGNDLTFSIETNVSNKALTIDPTTKSKTASGSTYTFDCTSSGNAELIYCKADKTELITDPTKATAEDISQFDMISRKRKTEISQGVLVDYNVSASEVIKYGNGESDDLRSLLSRIVNHLDGKDETGASNEAAANKALTNEDLADLDKAIKQTLKIRSEVGAKQNRMDSAKEQNIQGNTNMTDILSKTEDIDVTQKVMEFATMQTVYLASLQTSAKVLQPTLMDYMR
- a CDS encoding flagellar biosynthesis anti-sigma factor FlgM produces the protein MKVNGINPNKVINLYSEHKKSIEKKDQVQKNDTVQISSIGKSLSSYSLDDKFINSKEKIARLTNEVKNGTYNIDSKLVAAKIMEEMKI
- the csrA gene encoding carbon storage regulator CsrA; this encodes MLVISRKKGESILLGEDIEITIVKIDDSSVKLSISAPKSVTILRKELYKEVEKENIKAASIDISMLKKLKNK
- a CDS encoding flagellar protein FlgN, with protein sequence MNASELNSVMNEEHKALQTLLSCLDEQFQHLTKREVFALDAVRSKIEQSSRVLASLEMKRRSLTNGKEMSEIVLELKDGELEKNYRNIKKLLDMVVLQKDTNDVLIKQQLGFTTQMLNFLNPNKAPKTYNSYGRRK